From Methylomonas sp. EFPC3, a single genomic window includes:
- a CDS encoding tyrosine-type recombinase/integrase: METIKPLTGAGRYVFPSSRGDGRPMSDGTIRTALKTLGYESNQMSAHGFRTTASTLLNEQGWSPDAIERQLATCRKTKSKPPVIGRSIWTNAGG, encoded by the coding sequence TTGGAAACCATCAAACCGTTAACCGGGGCCGGCCGATACGTTTTCCCGTCCAGCCGCGGCGACGGCCGGCCGATGTCCGACGGAACCATTCGCACCGCGCTGAAAACTCTTGGTTACGAAAGCAACCAAATGAGCGCCCACGGTTTTAGAACGACGGCGTCAACCTTACTCAACGAACAAGGCTGGTCGCCGGATGCCATCGAGCGGCAGCTTGCCACATGCCGAAAGACCAAGTCAAAGCCGCCTGTAATCGGGCGCAGTATCTGGACGAACGCCGGCGGATGA
- a CDS encoding Arm DNA-binding domain-containing protein has protein sequence MLVKTNGAKWWRFDYSIKVRRKTISLGVYPSTSLTDARRKTDKPARLWSTAAIPAKFENP, from the coding sequence TTGCTGGTTAAGACCAACGGCGCCAAATGGTGGCGATTTGATTATTCCATCAAAGTCCGCCGAAAAACTATTTCTCTTGGCGTTTATCCCTCGACCAGCTTAACCGATGCCAGGCGTAAAACCGACAAGCCCGCGCGCCTGTGGTCAACGGCAGCGATTCCAGCAAAATTCGAAAACCCATAA
- a CDS encoding PepSY-associated TM helix domain-containing protein — MPEPYYPLIVRPRFIVNARKFWRQCHLLLALGLGLVFALIGLTGSLSVYREELDSLFNPQLRIEIPRDGAPLPLDKILVSLRTAHPDRHGAWTLEMPLAPDRPLTAWFDKPKESVDAFYAPLMVSINPYTGAVLDSRLWGQTFATWLLDLHAQLQLDASGRNAMAILGSLLMLSTVSGLYLWWPGWQHLAGAFRVRRDGSLIGLIFDLHRWLGLAAAGFLLLLAFTGLHLAYPPLLESLTSAEGMGHGDAGPNVRSTAVPNDRPVSVGEAILVARGPFPSSEVRRVTTPAGELGVYRVNLRQRDEINQHHPFTTVWVDRWSGQIRDVRNPHRFSLGQTFTVWLWPLHTGEAFGAGGRFLWFCAGLTPTLLFVSGLLHWLHRHGWIADRQVDWAALADRTRRKTAGSARRINAAWTVLLQRMQTWCIKAARELLNRLRR; from the coding sequence ATGCCTGAACCGTATTACCCACTGATCGTCCGCCCCCGCTTTATCGTCAACGCCCGAAAATTCTGGCGCCAATGCCATTTGTTATTGGCGCTGGGCCTGGGATTGGTATTTGCGCTGATCGGCCTGACCGGCAGCCTTAGCGTTTACCGCGAGGAACTGGACAGCCTGTTCAATCCGCAACTGCGGATCGAGATTCCGCGCGATGGTGCGCCGCTGCCGCTGGATAAAATCCTGGTTTCATTGCGAACCGCCCATCCCGACCGACACGGCGCCTGGACACTGGAAATGCCGCTCGCGCCGGACCGGCCGCTGACCGCCTGGTTCGACAAACCCAAGGAAAGCGTCGACGCGTTTTACGCACCATTGATGGTTTCGATCAACCCCTACACTGGAGCGGTGTTGGACAGCCGATTGTGGGGCCAGACCTTCGCCACCTGGCTCCTGGACCTGCACGCCCAACTGCAACTGGACGCCTCCGGCCGTAACGCGATGGCCATTCTGGGCAGCTTGCTGATGCTATCTACCGTTAGCGGCCTGTATTTGTGGTGGCCGGGCTGGCAACATCTGGCCGGCGCTTTCCGCGTCCGCCGCGATGGCAGTCTGATCGGGCTGATATTCGACCTCCACCGCTGGTTGGGCTTGGCAGCGGCCGGATTTTTGCTGTTGCTGGCGTTCACCGGCCTCCATTTGGCCTATCCGCCGTTACTGGAAAGCCTGACTTCGGCGGAAGGCATGGGCCACGGCGACGCCGGCCCCAACGTGCGCAGTACCGCGGTTCCGAACGATAGGCCAGTATCGGTGGGCGAAGCGATTTTGGTCGCCCGCGGACCGTTTCCCAGTTCCGAGGTCAGGCGGGTAACCACGCCGGCCGGCGAACTGGGCGTGTATCGCGTCAATCTGCGCCAGCGCGACGAAATCAACCAACATCACCCGTTTACCACGGTCTGGGTAGACCGCTGGAGCGGACAAATCCGAGACGTCCGCAATCCGCACCGGTTCTCGTTGGGTCAGACATTCACGGTCTGGCTTTGGCCCTTGCACACCGGGGAAGCCTTCGGCGCTGGCGGCCGTTTTCTATGGTTCTGCGCCGGACTGACCCCAACCTTGTTGTTCGTTTCCGGTTTACTGCATTGGCTACATCGGCACGGCTGGATAGCGGACCGCCAGGTCGACTGGGCAGCGCTGGCCGATAGAACCAGACGTAAAACCGCTGGCTCAGCCAGACGGATTAACGCCGCTTGGACCGTCCTGCTGCAAAGGATGCAAACCTGGTGCATCAAAGCCGCCAGAGAATTATTGAATCGATTGCGGCGCTAA
- the ftsH gene encoding ATP-dependent zinc metalloprotease FtsH — MIDKQKIGEIYRLAVEWLNAAWAWLQGRWRAFNAKSADGAGQSGSDAPKQSRFWLYLLLGIFLLSIFAGGERIQGREIPYSQFISLVNEDKVENAVVTQRFINGTLKQEDQKIGKQFFTIPLWDESLVKNLQAHKVEYVVRSGDNWASSLLFNWIIPIAIFAGIWMWLLPKMAGGGGRGFLNLGNKMRIQQETSKTTFDDVAGADSAKQELKETIEFLKAPEKLQKLGGRMPKGVLLVGSPGTGKTLLARAVSGEAGVPFFNISASEFIELFVGVGAARVRDLFEQARQKAPCIIFIDELDAIGRSRGGPVVMGGNDEREQTLNQLLTEMDGFDAASGVVVMAATNRPEILDKALLRAGRFDRQIVVDKPDQLDRVAILKLHTKGMQLDKDVDLAIVAKRTPGFVGADLSNIANEAAILAARAGRDTVNMADFEAAIDRVMAGPEKKNRVLGPEEKRRVAYHEAGHALVAENVPTGQPVHKISIIPRGVSALGFTLQLPVEEKYLSTEAELKDQIAILLAGRVAEQLALQSVSTGAQNDLEKASEIARNMVCYLGMSKKLGPLIYGQRQQLQFLAGDVTEQRNYSEETARVVDAEVRELVEDAERRAHKILTSKRGQLDRLAELLQDREVIQREEMLELIGA, encoded by the coding sequence ATGATAGATAAGCAAAAAATCGGCGAGATTTACCGGCTTGCGGTCGAATGGCTGAATGCGGCCTGGGCTTGGCTACAGGGGCGTTGGCGCGCTTTTAATGCCAAAAGCGCGGATGGCGCCGGCCAATCCGGCAGCGACGCGCCGAAGCAATCGCGATTCTGGTTGTATCTGCTTTTAGGCATTTTCCTGTTGTCGATTTTTGCCGGCGGCGAACGTATCCAGGGTCGAGAAATCCCGTATAGCCAGTTCATCAGCCTGGTCAACGAAGACAAAGTGGAAAATGCGGTCGTGACCCAGCGCTTCATTAACGGCACCTTGAAGCAGGAAGACCAAAAGATCGGCAAACAATTTTTCACGATACCGCTGTGGGACGAGTCGTTGGTCAAAAACCTGCAGGCGCATAAGGTCGAATATGTGGTCAGGAGTGGCGATAACTGGGCCAGCAGCTTGTTGTTCAATTGGATCATTCCGATCGCGATTTTTGCCGGCATCTGGATGTGGCTGTTACCGAAAATGGCCGGTGGAGGCGGTCGCGGTTTTCTGAATCTGGGTAACAAAATGCGCATCCAGCAGGAAACCTCGAAAACCACGTTCGACGACGTCGCCGGCGCCGACAGTGCCAAACAGGAACTAAAGGAAACCATCGAATTTTTAAAAGCGCCGGAAAAACTGCAAAAGCTGGGCGGGCGGATGCCGAAAGGCGTGCTGCTGGTCGGCTCGCCGGGTACCGGGAAAACCTTGCTGGCGCGGGCCGTTTCCGGCGAGGCCGGCGTGCCGTTCTTCAATATCAGCGCTTCCGAGTTTATCGAACTGTTTGTTGGTGTCGGCGCGGCGCGGGTGCGGGACTTGTTCGAACAGGCCCGGCAGAAAGCCCCTTGTATCATTTTCATCGACGAACTGGATGCGATCGGCCGCTCTCGCGGCGGCCCGGTGGTGATGGGGGGCAACGACGAACGCGAGCAAACCTTGAACCAGTTATTGACCGAAATGGACGGTTTCGACGCCGCTTCCGGCGTCGTGGTGATGGCCGCCACCAATCGGCCGGAAATCCTGGACAAGGCCTTGTTGCGCGCCGGCCGTTTCGACCGGCAAATCGTGGTCGACAAGCCCGATCAACTGGATCGGGTGGCAATCCTGAAATTGCACACTAAAGGCATGCAACTGGACAAAGACGTCGATCTGGCCATCGTTGCCAAGCGCACCCCGGGTTTCGTCGGCGCCGATCTATCCAATATTGCCAACGAGGCGGCGATTTTGGCGGCTCGGGCCGGCCGCGACACCGTGAACATGGCCGATTTCGAAGCGGCGATCGACCGGGTTATGGCCGGGCCGGAAAAGAAAAACCGTGTGCTCGGCCCGGAGGAAAAACGCCGGGTGGCTTACCACGAAGCCGGCCATGCCTTGGTTGCCGAGAACGTGCCGACCGGCCAGCCGGTGCACAAAATATCGATCATTCCGCGCGGCGTATCGGCGCTGGGATTTACTTTGCAACTGCCGGTCGAAGAAAAATACCTGTCCACCGAAGCGGAACTGAAAGACCAAATCGCCATACTGCTGGCCGGAAGGGTGGCCGAGCAACTGGCGTTGCAGAGCGTTTCCACCGGCGCCCAAAACGACCTGGAAAAAGCCAGCGAAATTGCCCGCAACATGGTGTGTTACCTGGGTATGAGTAAAAAACTGGGGCCGTTGATTTACGGCCAACGCCAGCAGCTGCAGTTTTTGGCCGGAGATGTTACCGAACAGCGTAACTACAGCGAAGAAACGGCGCGCGTGGTCGATGCCGAAGTTCGCGAGCTGGTCGAAGATGCCGAACGCCGGGCCCACAAAATTCTGACCAGTAAGCGTGGCCAGTTGGATCGGCTCGCCGAGTTGTTGCAAGACCGGGAAGTAATACAGCGAGAAGAGATGTTGGAGTTGATCGGCGCATAG
- a CDS encoding DNA internalization-related competence protein ComEC/Rec2 has translation MTGYSLAFFAGIVAVQQFSRLPNSAEWLGLAALALLACVRRHYVVLSLSLGLAWACAFGAWRLAQQLPDRYQNTEIEVEGYIASLPQVQEHRTGFDFVVTSAPDAVPEKMRLSWYTPEFELKAGQSWRFQVKLRKPHGRFNPSGFDYEAWLFANHIGATGYVKSKPPPQRIADSASLGRYLAVCRNLIADKIDAALPGSSQLGVIKALTIGTQNAISQQQWQIFRVTGVVHLIVISGSHIGLIAGWFYLATRRIWINLGLLGISPQSAAAPVAWLAALFYAGLAGFSAPTERAVIMLGVALAAIAWQRNPVPTQVLLWALLAVVLADPLAVLSVGFWLSFVAVALLMYVSVGRLARPAYWRDLAVAQWASLLGLAPLLVLFFQQVSLIAPLANWLAVPLIGIVVVPLALLAIALLFVWPAAASILLQVADSVLQGLWWLLQHLAALPLSQLSLASPPWYALPLATIGILLALAPRGFPGRQLSPLLLIPLFFPAIDKPKSGEFGLTLLDVGQGLATVVRTADHVLLFDTGAKYSEFSDMGESVVLPFLRLRGIAKVDALIVSHGDNDHSGGAESVLAELPVERLLSSVPEWAERERAGYCRAGQEWLWDDVRFRMLAPPQPAFNKENDNSCVLQVIAAGQSALLTGDIEQTAEAWLTATYGGELASRVLVAPHHGSKTSSTQAFLDAVKPEWVLIPAGYANRFGFPHRQVLERYRQLPATVMNTAELGAIDIVSSGQSPVAERPRRRRYWHSD, from the coding sequence ATGACCGGCTACAGCTTGGCGTTTTTTGCCGGCATTGTTGCGGTTCAGCAATTCAGCCGCTTGCCGAATTCAGCGGAATGGCTCGGCTTGGCGGCGCTCGCGCTGCTGGCCTGCGTCAGGCGCCATTATGTCGTGTTGAGTTTGTCGCTTGGCCTGGCTTGGGCTTGCGCATTCGGCGCTTGGCGTTTGGCGCAACAATTGCCGGACCGTTACCAAAATACCGAAATAGAAGTCGAGGGCTACATCGCCAGTCTGCCGCAGGTTCAGGAACATCGAACCGGTTTCGATTTTGTGGTTACGAGCGCGCCGGATGCGGTTCCGGAGAAGATGCGCTTGTCCTGGTATACGCCGGAGTTCGAACTGAAGGCCGGGCAGAGTTGGCGGTTTCAGGTCAAGTTGCGAAAACCCCATGGCCGTTTCAATCCCAGCGGTTTCGATTACGAAGCCTGGCTGTTTGCCAATCACATTGGCGCCACGGGTTACGTCAAGAGCAAGCCGCCGCCGCAGCGGATCGCCGACAGCGCCAGCCTGGGCCGCTATCTTGCAGTCTGCCGCAATCTGATCGCGGACAAAATCGACGCGGCATTGCCGGGAAGTTCGCAACTTGGCGTGATAAAGGCATTGACCATCGGCACCCAGAACGCAATCAGCCAACAGCAGTGGCAAATCTTCCGCGTCACGGGTGTCGTACACTTAATCGTTATTTCCGGATCGCACATCGGCCTGATTGCCGGCTGGTTCTATCTGGCGACGCGGCGAATCTGGATTAACTTGGGTTTGCTCGGGATTTCGCCGCAATCGGCCGCCGCGCCGGTTGCTTGGCTGGCGGCGCTGTTCTATGCCGGTTTGGCCGGATTCTCGGCGCCGACGGAGCGGGCGGTAATCATGCTTGGCGTGGCGCTGGCGGCAATTGCGTGGCAACGCAATCCGGTACCGACACAGGTGCTGCTGTGGGCCTTGTTGGCTGTCGTGCTTGCCGATCCGTTGGCGGTTTTGTCAGTCGGTTTTTGGTTGTCGTTTGTGGCTGTGGCCTTATTGATGTATGTCTCGGTCGGACGGCTGGCACGTCCCGCCTATTGGCGGGATTTGGCGGTGGCACAATGGGCCAGTTTGCTTGGCCTGGCGCCGCTATTGGTCTTGTTTTTCCAACAGGTGTCCTTGATCGCGCCGCTGGCGAACTGGTTGGCGGTGCCGCTGATCGGAATCGTGGTGGTACCGTTGGCATTGTTGGCTATCGCACTGTTGTTCGTCTGGCCGGCCGCTGCGAGCATTTTGTTGCAGGTGGCGGATTCGGTATTACAGGGCTTGTGGTGGCTATTGCAGCATCTGGCAGCACTGCCTTTGTCGCAATTGAGTTTAGCCTCGCCGCCCTGGTACGCGCTGCCACTGGCGACAATCGGCATTCTGCTGGCGTTGGCGCCGCGCGGCTTTCCGGGGCGGCAGCTGAGTCCGTTGCTGCTGATTCCATTGTTTTTTCCCGCTATCGACAAACCCAAGTCCGGTGAATTCGGCTTGACGCTGTTGGATGTCGGCCAGGGTCTGGCGACGGTGGTGCGGACCGCCGATCACGTGTTGCTGTTCGACACCGGGGCCAAATATTCCGAATTTTCCGATATGGGCGAATCGGTAGTGTTGCCCTTCCTGCGTCTGCGCGGTATTGCCAAGGTCGATGCGCTAATTGTCAGTCATGGTGATAACGACCATAGCGGCGGTGCCGAATCGGTACTGGCCGAACTGCCGGTAGAGCGCCTGCTGAGCAGCGTTCCGGAGTGGGCCGAGCGCGAGCGTGCCGGCTATTGCCGAGCCGGGCAGGAATGGCTGTGGGACGATGTGCGTTTCCGGATGTTGGCGCCGCCGCAGCCGGCATTCAATAAAGAAAACGATAATTCCTGCGTATTGCAGGTCATCGCGGCCGGACAGAGTGCACTGCTGACCGGCGACATAGAGCAGACTGCCGAAGCCTGGTTGACTGCGACTTACGGCGGCGAGTTAGCCAGTCGGGTATTGGTTGCACCGCACCATGGCAGCAAGACCTCATCGACCCAGGCATTTTTGGACGCGGTTAAGCCCGAATGGGTGTTGATCCCGGCCGGTTACGCCAACCGTTTCGGCTTTCCCCATCGCCAAGTGCTGGAACGTTATCGGCAACTCCCGGCTACTGTGATGAATACCGCTGAGCTGGGCGCCATCGATATCGTGAGCAGCGGCCAGTCTCCGGTGGCGGAGCGGCCACGGCGACGGCGCTATTGGCATTCGGACTAG